Within the Clostridium scatologenes genome, the region GTAAAGCAAAAGTTCTAAAAAATAGAGTAAAACAGTATTTTCAAAATTCACGGAACCATTCTGAAAAGGTAAAAGCAATGGTAAAAAATATTGCTGAATTTGAATATATAGTTACAGATTCTGAAATGGAAGCTTTAATTTTAGAGTGTAACTTGATAAAAAAATATACACCAAGGTATAATATATTATTAAAAGATGACAAGCATTATCCTTTTATAAAAATTACTACTAATGAAGACTTTCCAAGAATATTTGTAACTAGAATTTTAGCTAAAGATGGTGGAAAATATTTTGGACCATATACGGATTCTTCTGCAGTGTATGAAACTATAGAACTTTTAAAAAAAATATTTCCTATTAGAACTTGTAGAAAATTGATAAAAGAGAGTAGTGAAAAAATAAGACCTTGCTTAAATTATCATATTGGATTATGTAAAGCACCTTGTGGTGGACATATAACTAAAAATGAATATAATAAAATGGTAAACAATGTTATAGAATTGTTGTCTGGTAAAGATAAGGCTATAGTAAACTCATTGACAAGTGATATGGAAAAAGCTTCAGAAAACTTGGAATTTGAAAAGGCAGCAGCATTAAGAGATAAAATTATGGCTGTTAGAAAAATTACAGAAAAACAAAAAATAATAACAGGAAATTTTGAAGATGAAGATTTTATTAATGTTTATAGTGATGAAAAGGACAGCTGTATTCAAGTATTTTTTCTAAGAAATGGGAAAATAACGGGAAGAGAGCATTTTATAATAGAAAATACAGAAGGTACTAACAATGAAGAGATAATTGCTGATTTTATAAAAGGATTTTATGGGGGAACTGCATATATACCTAAAACAATGTATGTTCCTGAAGTAGAAGATCAAGTATTATTGGAGCAGTGGCTAGCAATAAAAAGAGGTTCTAAGGTAAGTGTGAAAATACCTCAAAAAGGAAGTAAGAAGGATACTTTAAATTTAGTACAAAAAAATGCAAAAATGACTTTAGAGAATTTTAAATTGAAATTTATTCAAGATAGAAAGCTATATGATGAATCATTAAAAGATTTGTCCAGTATATTGAACTTAGAGGATATTGCTCATAGAATAGAAGCTTATGATATATCGAACATTCAAG harbors:
- the uvrC gene encoding excinuclease ABC subunit UvrC; protein product: MFDFEYHLKVLPNKPGVYLMKNSLGEIIYVGKAKVLKNRVKQYFQNSRNHSEKVKAMVKNIAEFEYIVTDSEMEALILECNLIKKYTPRYNILLKDDKHYPFIKITTNEDFPRIFVTRILAKDGGKYFGPYTDSSAVYETIELLKKIFPIRTCRKLIKESSEKIRPCLNYHIGLCKAPCGGHITKNEYNKMVNNVIELLSGKDKAIVNSLTSDMEKASENLEFEKAAALRDKIMAVRKITEKQKIITGNFEDEDFINVYSDEKDSCIQVFFLRNGKITGREHFIIENTEGTNNEEIIADFIKGFYGGTAYIPKTMYVPEVEDQVLLEQWLAIKRGSKVSVKIPQKGSKKDTLNLVQKNAKMTLENFKLKFIQDRKLYDESLKDLSSILNLEDIAHRIEAYDISNIQGVDSVGTMVVFEEGRPKNSDYRRFKINTVKGANDYESMREILTRRFQHGLDEIEKIQKTKLELSAGKFCIFPDLILMDGGKGQINIALEVLKKFDISIPVCGMVKDYKHNTRGIIYNNEEILIDSHSNVMKLVTRIQDEVHRFAITYHRSLRNKRILHSILEDIPNVGEKRRKELLKSFGSIENIKVAKYEELIKVSSIDRKAAESIIEYFRGNDK